CATCCATCGCGGCCTCGCCCCCGGTTTCAAACAACAGCGGGATGTCAAAGACAAGGATATCTGCCGTCGCGCTGTCGCGGAACCGGGCGCGATCCTCGGCCACCAGCGGATGCACGATGGCCTCGATCCGTTTCAACGCCTGCGGGTCCTCGGCAATGATGTGTTTCAGCACCGGGCGGCTGACCGCATCGTCAACCACCGCATCAGGAAAGGCCGCCCGCATTGGCGCTACAGCCGCGCCGCCGCTGGAATAGAGCCTGTGCACCGCCGCATCCGCGTCCCACAGCGCGCAGCCTTCGTCCACGAACATCTGCGCCGTGGTGGATTTACCCATGCCGATGGAGCCGGTCAGCCCAAGTCGAAATGTCATCTGAGCGCGGCCGCGCGCGTGGCCGCATCGACAACCGGGCGCTCGCCAAACCAGCGTTCGAACCCCGGCACCGCCTGATGCAGCAACATGCCCAGCCCGTCGACCGTGGTGCATCCCATCTCTTCGGCTTCTGCCAGAAGACGAGTCTTGAGCGGAGCATAGACCAGATCGGTCACCACCGCATCCGCGCGCAGCCCATCCAGCGGCACCCGCAGCTCCGGCTTGCCGATCATCCCCAGAGAGGTTGTGTTGACCACAAGACGCGCATCCTCGATCACGTTCCCGGCCTGCACCCAATCGGCGACGGTGACCCGCTGGCCGAAATCGTCCTTCAGCTTGTCGGCGCGCACACGGGTGCGGTTGGTAACGATCACCTCGGGCACGCCAGCCTCGGCCAGGGCCGAGATCACCGCCCGCGCAGCGCCGCCGGCGCCAAACACCACCG
The window above is part of the Ruegeria pomeroyi DSS-3 genome. Proteins encoded here:
- the coaE gene encoding dephospho-CoA kinase (Dephospho-CoA kinase (CoaE) performs the final step in coenzyme A biosynthesis.) — translated: MTFRLGLTGSIGMGKSTTAQMFVDEGCALWDADAAVHRLYSSGGAAVAPMRAAFPDAVVDDAVSRPVLKHIIAEDPQALKRIEAIVHPLVAEDRARFRDSATADILVFDIPLLFETGGEAAMDAVACVSIPPEEQKARVMARGTMTEAQFEQIRAKQMPNEEKCARSDFVIVTDTLDHARAQVQDIVRQIRAGNIHA
- a CDS encoding shikimate dehydrogenase, with translation MTENRIPLAGVIGHPISHSKSPRLHGHWLKTYGINGHYIPMDVAPQDLAQVVRTLPKAGFVGVNITIPHKEAVMSVADQITDRATLIGAVNTLIFREDGRILADNTDGYGFMENLRAGAPGWDPKSGPAVVFGAGGAARAVISALAEAGVPEVIVTNRTRVRADKLKDDFGQRVTVADWVQAGNVIEDARLVVNTTSLGMIGKPELRVPLDGLRADAVVTDLVYAPLKTRLLAEAEEMGCTTVDGLGMLLHQAVPGFERWFGERPVVDAATRAAALR